Proteins encoded within one genomic window of Eleutherodactylus coqui strain aEleCoq1 chromosome 1, aEleCoq1.hap1, whole genome shotgun sequence:
- the ABRACL gene encoding costars family protein ABRACL, whose protein sequence is MNVDHEVSLLVEEIRRLGTKGNDGKLSVKFGVLFNDDKCANLFEALVGTLKAAKRRKIVSYDGELLLQGVHDDTEIVLLQD, encoded by the exons ATGAACGTAGATCATGAAGTTTCCCTTCTTGTGGAGGAGATTCGTCGCCTTGGCACGAAAG GTAATGATGGAAAGCTCAGTGTAAAGTTTGGGGTGCTATTCAATGATGACAAATGTGCTAATCTATTCGAGGCGCTAGTTGGAACCCTTAAAGCGGCAAAACGGAGGAAGATCGTAAGCTATGATGGAGAACTGCTTCTACAAGGTGTTCACGACGACACTGAAATCGTCCTACTTCAGGATTAG